The following is a genomic window from Bacillota bacterium.
GGCGGACGAGATTGTGGCGGCGGCGCAGGGCGTGTGCACCCGCGATGTCCGCTTTCCGCCCCTGCGCCCGGACGAGGTGCGCTACCTGAAAATCATCCTGAGTATCGTGGATAGTCCTCCAGAACCCGCCGACCCCACTCGCGTCCGCCCACGTGAGCATGGGGTTCTGGTACGCAACGGCGAGCGCAGTGCGGTGGTGCTTCCACATGAGGGGCGCACAGTACGCAGGATGCTGGCGATTGCGCGACAAAAGGCGGGTATCCGCCATGCAGAACCGATAGAGGTGTATGTCTTCAGGGTGCAGACTTTCAGCGAGTGAGCCTACGCCACTGCAACTGGCTCCTCATTCACCCGTTGCTCCTGTTCCACCACCGCCTGCAGTGCGCGCAGGGCGACCTCGATCTGCGCCTCCTCCGGCTCGCGCGTGGTGATTCGCTGGCTCCACAGCCCGGGCGCCAGCAGCCAGCGCGTCCAGCGCGATTCCTTGTATCTGCCTGCAAACTTAATGACCTCGTAGGCAACACCCGCCACCAGCGGCAACAACGCAATGTGCAACGGGATACGCAACCAGATGGGTGGGCGACCGGTGAGCGAGAACACAAATATCGCCAGAATCAAAACCACCATCACAAAGCTGGTGCCGCAGCGGGGATGGATGCGCGACTGCTGTTTCGCGTTTTCCATCGTGAGGGGCAGACCAGCTTCCAGGGTGTTAATGGCTTTATGCTCCGCACCGTGGTATTGAAACACCCGCCGGATCTCCTTCAGGTTCCCCACCGCCACCACGTATCCGAGAAACAGCGCGATGCGCAGGATGCCGTCCAGCATGTTCAACAATACGGGATTCTTCCACGGCAGCAGCTGGGTGAGGGTGGTCGGTAAGGCTACAAATAGCCCCAGCCCAATCAGAAGCCCCACCACCATAGTGGAGCCGATGGCGAGGTCGTTGATGCGCTTTTGCTGCACGGTTTGCGTCTGCTCTTCGAGCTGGACATCGGCAGAGAAGCGCAGGGCGCGGATGCCCAGCGCCATGGCGTCCAGCAGGGCGAGCGTCCCTCGCAGGAAGGGGCGATTCAACCACTTCAACCGCGCCAGCCACGAATTGGCAAGGTCTTCCAGTTTCACCACGATGTCGCCATTGGGGTGGCGGCACGCTACGGCAAAATAGCGCGGGCTGCGCATCATCACGCCTTCGATGACGGCTTGCCCGCCGTATTGCAGATTCTGGTTCATCGCGCCCTCCCTGTGGGCAGTGGAATCTCGCTAGCCCTGCAGTCCATATTTGCGCAGGAACCGCTCCACGCGCCCGCCGGTATCCACAATCTTCTGCTTACCCGTAAAGAACGGGTGGCACTTCGAGCAGATTTCGACGTGAATCTCCTCCTTGAGCGAGCGGGTGGTAAAGGTGTTCCCGCAGGCGCAGGTTACCGTCGCGATTTTGTATTCTGGATGGATGCCTTGCTTCATCCTGAGTATCCCTCCCTTATTATCGGCAAGCTGACCACTCGCAGATTATACCACAGCGGGCTAAGGAAACTCAAAGAGAGAAGAAGGAGGCATCTCCTATGTTGCAGGGAGGGCGAACCTCCGGGAGAGCCGACATCCTCTCAGGCCGGGAGGTATATGACGGCTCGACAGGAGCCTCGCCTTCCACCTGGTACTTGACATCGCACACGCTACGTGGGACAACCACAACGTTTCCCGTGACCGGGCGTGGAGACCTGCACGACCCCCTGAACCCTTACTGCGGACAGTTTGGATGCCAGAAGTCCCCACCGGGAATGGGGTAGCGACGGATAAGCTCAACGCCAGAGTAGGGTTCGCCACACGGGTTCGACAGCCATGTGCCCTGACTCAGCCACTTGGCGTGACCGTCAAAGAACATCGCGTTACACCCACCCGAATGCCGACGCATTGCCAGCACGGGCTGTCCATAGCCGGGCTTGTCATACAGGTTCTTGGGGGGCTCGTACCACGAGTCGTCAAACGGGTCGCCCTTCTCGGTGACAATCACGATGTCCGCCGGGTTGTCGATGGCTGCTTGAGGCAAACACTCCCCGGCGCGGTTTGCCACGTAGGAGCGCGGCACGTAGGGCTTACCGTCCTGCCCGTTCTCCAAAATATGCGGGACTCTGCCTGCGTCGGAAGGGCACACCAGTAACGCTCCGCCCATGCGCGTGTAAGGCAAAATCTGGTTCCACCAGCGGTTCTCGCGCGTTGCGCCCAGCGGGGCGGCGGGATAGCACCTGCTCAGCCGACTGTTATGCCCGAAGAAGAAACTCAGCCCATCCGAATCTTCCATGTACATGGTCAGCGCGATGCCCAGCTGGCGCATGTTGGAGAGGCAGCTGGCTTGCCGTGCCTTCTCTCGCGCCTGCGAGAAAACGGGGAACAGAATCGCTGCGAGGATAGCGAGAATGGCAATCACCACTAGAAGTTCAATGAGAGTGAACGCTTTTGTCATCAAACGCACCGTTTTCCTCCTCCATACTGCGTCGCGAGTATTGTATCATAATGTCAAGCGTAGAAAAGGCGCACAAAAATCTACTTTCGACGGTCTCGATTGTTAAGAAGAGGTTGTCACCCATTGTCTGGGTCAAGCAACGCCCGGCTGAGCCGTTTATCTCTTCGCGCTCCAATGGAGGATGACTGTCCACATCAGCCGAAACACTGAATACATCGCGTTCCAATGCACGTGAAAAACCGAAGGAGGGTGGTCATGGCACGCACTTATCAGCATCTGGGTGTCTACAGCGACTGGTTCGACGCCGCGAATAAGGCACACAAGCTGTATCCTGTCCCCCCACCGGGCAAAGAGACGCAGGAGCGGCTGCGAGAGATGCTGGGTTTTCACTTCGAGGAGGAACGTCCGCGCGCGGTGAAGGTGGAGCGCCGCTGGGAGCGCGATGGACTGCTGGGTGAGGAGGTCTCCTGGTCGGTGGGATATGGTCCGCGCACGGTGGCTTGGGTACTGAAACCCGAAGGGGCGAAGGAGCCGTTGCCAGGCGTGCTTGCCCTGCATGACCACGGCGGCTTCAAGTATTACGGTAAGGAGAAAATCGCTGACGGCCCCGACGAGACGCACCTCATGCTGCAACCGTTCCGTGAGGAGTACTACGGAGGGCGGGCTTTTGCCAACGCGCTGGCAAAAGAGGGCTTCGTGGTGCTGGTGTCCGACACCTTCCTGTGGGGCAGCCGAAAGTTTCCGCTGGAGACCATCGCTGAAACCGATGCCAATGCCCGTGAGTTGCTGTCCAGCTGGGACGAAGAGAACCCAACGGCGGAGATGATTGCCCGTTACAACAGCATTGCGGCGCAGCACGAGCATCTCGTCGAGAAGTACTGCCACCTGCTGGGTACCACGCTGGCGGGTGTGGTGAGCTACGAAGACCGCGTGGCGGTGAACTACCTGCGTTCGCGCAAAGACGTGCAGTCGGACGCTATCGGCTGCATTGGGCTATCGGGAGGAGGGGCGCGCTCCGCCCTGCTGCAGGCGACGTGCGAATATATCCGCGCCGCGGTCATCGTGGGCATGATGAACACCTTCGAACAGACGCTCGACCACAACGTGGTGACCCACACCTGGATGGTGCTGCCTTGGGGCTGGGCACGTTACGGCGACTGGTCAGACATTGCCGCCTGCCGTGCACCGTCGCCGCTGATGGTGCAGTATGATATCGACGACTCCCTGTTTACCCCTGAGGGCATGCGTGCGGCAGACCGCCGAATCCGCGCACATTACCGCCGCGTGGGCGCACCGAAAAACTACGTGGGCGAGTTCTACCCGGGCGGGCACAAGTTCGACTTGGAGATGCAAGCCAGCGCGTTTGCCTGGCTCAAGAAGCAGCTGGGATCAGTCAGCGTCAGCAGCTGAAGCCGCGCCCCTGCAAACGGCACCCTGCTCTGGCAGGCTGGCTTTTGTGGAGAAGAACGGCTTTAACTGCTGACGGTGTTCGAAATTGGTGGTTGGAGGGATAGATAACCTAACCCCCTTGCCCCCTTCCCTGCGAAAGGAAAGGGAAAGCCCCTCTCCGCGTAGGAGATGGGACGGGTGGGACAGACAACAGTTGGCAAGTGGGCGCATCCTTCTCTACGTCCGCGTGGAGCCAGTGTCATCACCGTGAGGGCACTGCGTACATAAGGTGGAGGGATTGCTGCTTCTGCTATGTGGCAACAGCGCAACAGAGAGGAGATAACCTATGAGAAAAAAGATGCTCTTGCTGCTTGTGCTTACATGGGGTATTTCGTACAGTGTTGAGGCACAACCAGCACCGGGGTGGGTGGTACCTCACGTTCTTAAGCTTTCGCAAATTGCGCCTGCCGAACTGCAGCAGGCTTGCCTGTGGCTCGAGCAGCGTAAGATGAAAGAGGCCCGGAGTGCCTTTGAAGAGTTGCTCAAGAAAGACAACCGCAGTTATGTGGCAGCCTTTGGTTGGCTGCAAACAACAACTGCTGAGGAGCGGAAGAGACTATCCCGTTCCTACGAGGAGGTTTTGAAGCAGTCCCCTACAGCAATGGATTACTTCAAGGCATCCATCCTATACCTTTATTTGGCCTATGATACTGACGACTTCATAAAGCGTGATGCACTTTTCCGCCGCTGGGGAGAGTACGCCCGCAAAGCATACCAGTTGGATCCAAACCCGTACATGGTGATTCTGTTTGATAACTGCCCAGTGCCGGGGCTACACAAGATGTTCGAAGAGCAGATGGGCTCCATCCTTGGGGAAGAGTCTATGCGCGTCTACCTGCAGGCGAAACAACGTCGCTGGCAGTTCGACAAGCTGCCTCCGGTCAAGCATGTGGATCTGCATCGTTTGCAACTGCTCCGCGCTATAGTAGGCTTAGCTTACCCCAAGGTTCTCACCGCTGAAGGAGGATGGATAGTCGAGAATAAGCCGGATCCCACAGATCCGCAGCGCATTCAGGTTCTGGGGCGTTACACCCCACACGGAACGAGAATACGGGAGTACTTCCGAAAGTGGGTAAATGCTATTGATCAAGCTCTGATGAGTCGCAGAAGCCAAAATCGCAACTGAAGCGGCGAGAGATACAGGTGGAGTATCAAACATACGACAAGCAACGCGACACGGACCTCCCTGTCCATGCCGCATTGCTGTCTTACCCCCTGGGCTGAGCAAGGGGGGTATGCTTCTTCTGGCAGTTGGCGCATAGCGGGCGACCGTAGCGATTCTCGGACAACTTGTACACGCCCTCGGTGATGGTGACGCCGCAGTCAGAACAGCGCAGTTCGCGAAGACGCTCCTCCCGCTCGCGCAACGCGCCAACCGGCGCATCTACCGGATGCACGACCCCACCTTCCGACAGCTCGGGCGCAAACTGCGTGCCGAACCCCGCCACCGCCAGCGCACGACCGATGGCGCCGGTTTCCGCCTTCTCGATGAAGTCCGCGAACCCCTCGCGCGTCTCCATCTTTGTGCCGGTCGCCAGCACATTGCCCTGCTCGTCTAACACCCGCGCCCGGAAGATAGCGATACCGCGCTCCGCGTCGATCTCCAGCGGCTCGGTCTCGATGCGCCACTCCGGATGCTCCTCGCGGAACCAGACCAGCCGCGCCGCTACGGGCAGGTAGTAGCGCCCTCCCTGCACCTTAATCAAGTACCGCTTGACGTTGAAAGCCATCTCTGGTGCTTCCTCCTGAATAAAGTGAAATATCCCTCCCCAGCGGGGCACCCGCTATGGGGACGTCCCGCAGCCACACAACGACATCAGTGCCGGCGTATGGGCTCTTGCCATAGCACTACAATTATATCACTTTTTGTATACCTATTTCAAGGTGCGCCGCTCACCAAAGGGTAAGGCTTTCCCCGTTTCCGTGACCAGCTGCATCCGCAAGGCAGGCTCCCTAGCGATTCTGGCGGTTGTGTCCACATCCAGCACCACCGTCTCATAGCGCGGCACGGCTTGTGTCACCAACTGCGCTCCCCACGGGGTGGACAGTTCTACCCGTCGCCTGCCCGGGGGCGACCACGCCGCGTCTCCCGTGTTCATCACGGTGATGCGCAGGCGTTGCGCGTTGGGCGGAGGGGAGGTTTCTGCGTCCACTTCCTGCACTCTGCCGTCTGCCAGCACCGCCTGCACCTGCAGGATTTGCGCGTTGAGGAACTTGGGCGGGTTGCTGCCGTTGCACGGCACGTTCCCGACGGCAATCAGGGGTACATCTTCGCTGGTAGCGCCGGTGCCTTCGGTGCGAACCTGAACCTGTTTGCCCGCTTCCACCGCCCGCAGGTACTCCTGCCGGTGGCGCGCCCAAACCTGCGAGAATCCGCGCGGATGCAAATCCCGGTCGATGGTGATGGTATGCACCTCGCGTGTGTCGGCAAGGCGAGGCAGTTGTGCCAGTCGACTCGCCCATTGCTGCGCGACCCGCGCCGCAGGGCGCAGACTACCGTCGGGATGAATGATGCCGTAATCGCTGTTCTCGGTCGTGCGGTAGCCGCCGGGGAACCACCAGCCCGCACTGCCATCCGCGCGCGATTCCTCGACCATGCGGTACATCCATTCGTACACATTGCGCTGGTAGGCAATGCGCTCAGGGCTGGTGTGCGGGTAGATGGTCGCACCGAACTCTGCCCAGAAGACGGGCTTGCCGTTGCCTGCCCAGCGGGCATAGGCGGTGATGAACCCTCCGGCGCGGAAGTTCTCCCAGTTTTCGGTCAATGAATAAGCCTCTGGCGACACGAAGTCCAGAAACGGCGCGCCCGCAAGCAGATCGTAGGGCATCCAGAGGTCTGCCCACGGGCTGCCGTTGCCGCCGTAGCCGGTGCGTACGCCAATCAGGTGACGGTCGTCCAGTGTGCGCATAAAGCGCACCACGCGCCAGTAGGCACGGTTCACATGGTCGTCCAGAAACCGCCGGTATGCCGCCACCATGCGCCGCCACTCGCCGTCGTTAAGGATTTGCTCGTCGGTGGGGTTGGTAACCACGCCGTCCTCGCGAGGCAGGGAATAGCCCCAGTCGCGCTCGGCGTTTTCGATAGAGCCGTACTGCTCGATAATCCATGCTCGCCACGCTTCGTCGTGCCGCTTGCGTGTGGTATGTTGTCCCCACGAAGGCTCCCATGCGATGTCATAGGCGAAGAGGTTGTCCCACTGCCACAGGCGCGCCGCCTCGATCAACTCGCGCAGCATCTTCGGGTCGAAGCCGAACGGGTGTGCCGCGGTGACAAACACATTGACATACATCCCGTACCGTCGCGTGCGCTCCAGAAAGTCCACCAGCTGCGGAGCGTGAGAGATGTGTGTGTATTGCACCGACAGCACGTTAAACCCCACCTGTTTGGCAATCTTCAGCGCACGTTCGACCTCCTCAGGGTCGTACTGGTATGGGGCAAGCCAGTGTCCCCAGTACTGGTCCGGGGCCTGTCCGGCAATCCAGAGCGGCCAGAAGTTAACGCCATGCGCGTAGAAGGGTTCCTCGCCGCGGTAGAACCTGCCGGATTGCACCCGAATCGGCGGTACCGAAGCGGGTTTATCGATCACGTGGAAAGCGTGCGCCAGCGTATCGCGCGTGCCATCTTGAGCCGATGCGGTTATCTGCACCTTCCACTCGCCTGCAGGCAAAGCCGTGGAAGGGAAGAGCGCCTTGCGCCGTTCGCCTGGGTGCAGTTGCACCGTCATTTGCTGGCGCACCGTAGCCTTGCCGCTGCTGGTCATCTCGGCGGTCAGTTGAAGGGAGACGGGTTGTGCGCGCCAGTTTGCCACCTCCGCGCCGTACTGCACCGCTTCGTCCTGCCAGTATCCGAACTTCTCCGTGCCCGCCCGCAGCAGATGCCAGCCTCGCAGCATGGGACGCAGCACCGCAGCCAGATTCGAAGCGATTGCCTCTCTGGTGGGCAGCCAAGCCCATATCGCCCCTTCGGTGTCGCCCCGTGCGCTGATGAACAGGCAGCAGCGTTCGCCCAGCGGCGTCACGATACGTCTGCCCGGTGCGTCTCCACCGATGCCCATCGCGCGGTAGCGCATCACACTGCATAATCGCCCGCGTGAGTCGGTGTAGAACTTGTACCATGGGGCGACGCCCTCCAAATTGAACTCCACCGGCGCCGGCAGCGATTGCGTCTGCCTGCCGATCCGGATATCCGCGATGGTCGCTTCCAGCGGCGTGTTTGCGGGGTATGCGGCGAAGCTGTGCGCCAGCCCGATTGAGAGTTCGACGGCGTTTTGCGGCTGGAGGCGGTCGCCCTTGCCGCCTCGCCCTTTCGATGGGTTATCGTGCCAGTAAGCGAACTGTTCGGGAGAGAGTACCACCTCCCGCCACTGTGACGTGAGCGGTACGGTTGCTACCCAGCGCGAGCCGTCGCGCTCCCGCCACTCGATGGAAAGGGCACGGGTATTGGCGTCTCCCTTCGCCCAGAAGCGCATCAGACTCTCGCCGTCGCGGAAAGGCTGCTCGACGCGGATGTCATAGGTGCACCAGCCGGTCAACCTCGGCACGCGGATTTGCCAGCCCTTGCCGTAGGGAGTATCGACCAGTGACCAGGAGGTGTTTATCTGTGGAGAGTCGGTGCTGCGTCGCCATTCGGATGCGTGGGGCAAGGACGCCTGCCACAGCGCACGCCACGTGGACAGGGTTTTCAGTGCCTCGTCGCGTTCCACCCAGCGTCCTCTTGCCGAATAAAGCCATGTTTGCAGCGGCGTCGCGTCGCTCAGGAACAACACCCCTTTGCGTGCCTGTATCCACCGCTGCAACGGCTCCCCCACGATGGCGGGCAGGCGATGCGCCTCCGGAACGACCAGCACCGAGACCGCTAGAGGCACGCGCCCCGCGGCGAAGTCTTCCGCGGAGACCAGCACCACCTGTGCCTGCGGCACTGCTTGCCGAACGGCTTTCTGCAGGGCGGGTTTGCCCTGTCCAAACTGCAGGATGCCGATGGTCGGTGCAGCAGCCGCGCCAAGCGACAGGTTGACCAAAATGAGAATGCATGGCAGGTTTTTCATGGCGGTTACATCCTGACCTCGTGCTGACCTTCACCGTACTCCTTCCCCGCGATCACGGCGACCGTCCCGCGCGGGACAGTAACCTGCACACGTATCTCTTCACCCTCGCGGAACAACGCGATTTTCACCTCGCCATGCGGCGTGGGTACCACACCCTTCGCCCATTCCAGGTCGCCCAGGTATGGTCGCACCTCGAACCGCGCAAAACCGGGCTCCAGCGGGCGCACCCCCAGCACATACGACGGCAGAGCGAACGCCGGCGCCGCGCTCCACGCATGGCAGTGGCTGCGGGTGAGCCATTCCTGCCCCAGAAAGCCGGGGAACGTCTCCCAGCAGGAGGTCGCGCCCGCATGAACCATCATGCCCCACCAGCGGCGTATCAGCTGCAGGATGCGCCCGATGTCGCCCGCCTTCTCCAGCGCCTCGATGGTGAACGCCATCATGAACGGGCTGCCCACACGCACCCAGCCTTCGGGCACATCGGTCAGGTATTTTTCAAACAGGGCACGCTTGTCTTCGGGCACGATGTCGCACAGATAGGCTACCGTCTGCGTCTGCTGGCTGATGGTCGCGCTGCGCCTGCCATCGGCGTGGATGCAGTCGATGTATGCCTGCTTCTCAGCGTCCCACAGGTGCGCGTTGATGGCGGCTTTCAGCTCCTCTGCCCAGCGCAGGTAAAGGTCGGCTTCGGCATCGTTGCCGAGAATACGCGCCATCTTCGCACTGCGCCGCCATGCCTCCACCAGCCACATGTTCTGATGGGTAACCACGCCCGTGCGAGGCGTGTCCATCGGCGCCCAGTCCAGCATGTTCCACGCTTCTATCTCCAGCAGCCCCTGCCCGTTGATGAAACGCTCGTGGATGTTCTGGTTCTGCTGGCGCACGGCGGGGTAGACCTCCTCCAGAAAAGCGCGGTCGCCCGTGTAGCGATAGTACTCCTCGCAGGCAATCGTCCACAGCAGGCTCCACGCCGTCAGGATATCCTCCCAGCCGCTGGGCACCTGACTTTCCACCAATGGGGAACGCCACAACGACTCGCCAGCCAGCAACAGGCAACGCCGTGCCAGCCGCGCATCGCCGAAGGCAGTGTAGCTGAACAGGCTCTCGTTGCGGGCGTCGCCCACCCAGAAGGTCTGCTCATAGGACGGGCAGTCCACGAAGGTATCCTCGCTGCAGAGGCGCACCGTGTGGCGCGAAATCTCCCAGATGTCATTCAGCAGGGCGTCGCTGCACTGGAACTGCGCCTGATAAGCATAGGGGTAGGTGTTCAGGTAACAGCGCAAGCCGCGTAAGCGCACCGCTTCGGTCGCCCCCTGGGGGAAGCGGATGGTGAGCGTGGCGTAACGGAAGCCGCGCCGCACCACCGACCGCCAGATCTGCCAGCCCTCGC
Proteins encoded in this region:
- a CDS encoding AMMECR1 family protein, translated to MRSILSWAVALRLARGALEASVRGKAYRLPRDLPVELTTRRAGAFITLVRDGQLRACWGTLEPQHRHLADEIVAAAQGVCTRDVRFPPLRPDEVRYLKIILSIVDSPPEPADPTRVRPREHGVLVRNGERSAVVLPHEGRTVRRMLAIARQKAGIRHAEPIEVYVFRVQTFSE
- a CDS encoding DUF1385 domain-containing protein produces the protein MNQNLQYGGQAVIEGVMMRSPRYFAVACRHPNGDIVVKLEDLANSWLARLKWLNRPFLRGTLALLDAMALGIRALRFSADVQLEEQTQTVQQKRINDLAIGSTMVVGLLIGLGLFVALPTTLTQLLPWKNPVLLNMLDGILRIALFLGYVVAVGNLKEIRRVFQYHGAEHKAINTLEAGLPLTMENAKQQSRIHPRCGTSFVMVVLILAIFVFSLTGRPPIWLRIPLHIALLPLVAGVAYEVIKFAGRYKESRWTRWLLAPGLWSQRITTREPEEAQIEVALRALQAVVEQEQRVNEEPVAVA
- the rpmE gene encoding 50S ribosomal protein L31; its protein translation is MKQGIHPEYKIATVTCACGNTFTTRSLKEEIHVEICSKCHPFFTGKQKIVDTGGRVERFLRKYGLQG
- a CDS encoding DUF1559 domain-containing protein, giving the protein MRLMTKAFTLIELLVVIAILAILAAILFPVFSQAREKARQASCLSNMRQLGIALTMYMEDSDGLSFFFGHNSRLSRCYPAAPLGATRENRWWNQILPYTRMGGALLVCPSDAGRVPHILENGQDGKPYVPRSYVANRAGECLPQAAIDNPADIVIVTEKGDPFDDSWYEPPKNLYDKPGYGQPVLAMRRHSGGCNAMFFDGHAKWLSQGTWLSNPCGEPYSGVELIRRYPIPGGDFWHPNCPQ
- a CDS encoding alpha/beta hydrolase family protein is translated as MARTYQHLGVYSDWFDAANKAHKLYPVPPPGKETQERLREMLGFHFEEERPRAVKVERRWERDGLLGEEVSWSVGYGPRTVAWVLKPEGAKEPLPGVLALHDHGGFKYYGKEKIADGPDETHLMLQPFREEYYGGRAFANALAKEGFVVLVSDTFLWGSRKFPLETIAETDANARELLSSWDEENPTAEMIARYNSIAAQHEHLVEKYCHLLGTTLAGVVSYEDRVAVNYLRSRKDVQSDAIGCIGLSGGGARSALLQATCEYIRAAVIVGMMNTFEQTLDHNVVTHTWMVLPWGWARYGDWSDIAACRAPSPLMVQYDIDDSLFTPEGMRAADRRIRAHYRRVGAPKNYVGEFYPGGHKFDLEMQASAFAWLKKQLGSVSVSS